In Flavobacterium gelatinilyticum, a genomic segment contains:
- a CDS encoding bifunctional 4-hydroxy-2-oxoglutarate aldolase/2-dehydro-3-deoxy-phosphogluconate aldolase, with protein sequence MAKYSRIEVAQTMKDNGMVPLFFHSDIELSKKVLKACYDGGSRLMEFTSRGDFAHEVFGALNKYALAELPGMILGVGSVTDVASASLYMSLGANFIVTPVFREDIAIACNRRKVLWSPGCGTLSEIARAEELGCEIVKLFPADTYGPEFIKAIKGPCPWTNIMPTGGVYPTEESLSSWLNAGATCVGLGSQLISKDILDNKDFDGLTAKVSKVLDIIKNIRK encoded by the coding sequence ATGGCAAAATATTCAAGAATAGAAGTAGCACAGACAATGAAGGATAACGGGATGGTTCCGTTGTTTTTTCACTCTGATATTGAATTAAGTAAAAAAGTTTTAAAGGCATGTTACGACGGAGGTTCCAGATTAATGGAGTTTACAAGCCGTGGTGATTTTGCTCACGAAGTTTTTGGAGCTTTAAACAAATATGCTCTGGCAGAACTGCCGGGAATGATTTTAGGTGTTGGTTCTGTTACAGATGTGGCATCGGCTTCATTGTATATGAGTTTAGGCGCAAATTTTATTGTAACGCCTGTTTTTAGAGAAGATATTGCAATTGCCTGTAACCGCAGAAAAGTATTGTGGTCTCCTGGCTGCGGTACTTTATCAGAAATCGCAAGAGCAGAAGAATTAGGCTGTGAAATTGTAAAATTATTCCCTGCAGATACGTACGGTCCGGAATTTATAAAAGCCATAAAAGGACCTTGCCCGTGGACAAATATTATGCCTACAGGCGGTGTTTACCCAACAGAGGAAAGTTTAAGTTCATGGCTGAATGCCGGAGCAACCTGTGTAGGTTTAGGGTCGCAGCTAATTTCAAAAGACATTTTAGATAATAAAGATTTCGACGGACTTACTGCTAAAGTCAGCAAAGTACTTGACATTATAAAAAATATTAGAAAATAA
- a CDS encoding UxaA family hydrolase, which produces MATQKKLIKVHPTDNVAVALVNLTAGEVIDFEGESVTVESDVNMKHKIAMVPFNVGDRIIMYGVLVGKASARIERGGLLSTTNVKHESDKVTGKTESIGWNAPNIDKWKDRTWQGYHREDGQVGTENVWLFFPLVFCENRNIEILKDIFEKELMKPKENDYQLLLRSLVKSETGGAGNEAASNDANLFNNIQVKFITHQGGCGGIRQDSHSLAKLLAGYVNNPNVAGATVLSLGCQNLQISIFKDALDAINPNSKKPVLIYDQQSIGTIETMLNSVVKDTFEAIKKANEIKREPAPLSKLRIGLECGGSDGFSGISANPTLGVTSDLLAALGGTTILSEFPELCGVEQELVNRCVEDESGKRFLDLMQWYEKTVVDAGSGFDMNPSPGNIKDGLITDAMKSAGAAKKGGTSPITGVFDYGEYISKPGLTLLCTPGNDVECTTAMVGSGANMVLFTTGLGTPTGNPIAPVVKISSNTQLANKMSDIIDIDTGGIITGEKSIDEMADEMLEFIIDVASGTIKTKAALLNQNDFIPWKRGVSL; this is translated from the coding sequence ATGGCAACGCAGAAAAAATTAATAAAAGTACACCCAACAGATAACGTAGCGGTGGCTTTGGTAAACCTTACAGCAGGCGAGGTAATTGATTTTGAGGGAGAATCGGTTACAGTTGAGTCTGATGTAAATATGAAACATAAGATTGCAATGGTTCCTTTTAATGTAGGAGACAGAATCATTATGTACGGTGTTTTAGTTGGAAAAGCAAGTGCCAGAATCGAAAGAGGAGGGCTGCTTTCTACAACAAATGTAAAACACGAAAGTGATAAAGTTACAGGTAAAACTGAATCAATTGGCTGGAATGCTCCGAACATTGACAAATGGAAAGACAGAACCTGGCAGGGCTATCACAGAGAAGACGGACAGGTTGGTACCGAAAACGTATGGCTTTTCTTCCCGCTTGTATTTTGTGAAAACAGAAACATCGAAATCTTAAAAGATATTTTTGAGAAAGAATTGATGAAACCTAAAGAAAACGATTACCAGTTATTGCTTCGTTCTTTGGTTAAATCAGAAACAGGTGGAGCAGGAAATGAAGCGGCTTCAAATGATGCGAATTTATTCAATAATATTCAGGTAAAATTCATCACACACCAGGGTGGCTGCGGTGGTATTCGTCAGGATTCTCATAGTCTGGCTAAATTACTGGCTGGTTATGTTAACAATCCAAACGTTGCCGGAGCGACTGTTTTGAGTTTAGGATGTCAGAATCTTCAAATTTCAATTTTTAAAGATGCTTTAGATGCTATTAATCCAAACAGCAAAAAGCCTGTTTTGATTTACGATCAGCAGTCTATCGGAACTATTGAAACGATGTTGAATAGTGTTGTAAAAGACACTTTTGAGGCGATTAAAAAAGCAAACGAAATCAAGAGAGAGCCGGCTCCGTTATCTAAGTTAAGAATTGGTTTAGAGTGCGGAGGATCTGACGGATTCTCTGGTATTTCTGCAAACCCTACTTTAGGTGTTACTTCAGATTTATTAGCTGCTTTAGGCGGTACTACAATCCTTTCTGAGTTCCCTGAATTATGCGGTGTTGAGCAGGAATTAGTAAACCGCTGCGTTGAAGACGAAAGCGGAAAACGTTTCTTGGATTTAATGCAATGGTATGAGAAAACAGTTGTTGATGCAGGTTCAGGATTCGATATGAATCCGTCTCCGGGTAACATCAAAGACGGATTGATTACAGATGCTATGAAATCTGCGGGAGCAGCTAAAAAAGGTGGAACTTCGCCAATTACAGGAGTTTTTGATTACGGAGAATATATCAGCAAACCGGGATTAACTTTACTTTGTACGCCAGGAAACGACGTAGAATGTACAACAGCAATGGTAGGTTCAGGAGCAAATATGGTATTATTTACAACAGGTTTAGGAACACCAACAGGTAACCCGATTGCACCGGTTGTAAAAATTTCATCAAACACGCAGTTAGCAAACAAAATGTCTGATATTATCGATATTGACACGGGAGGAATTATTACCGGAGAAAAATCTATCGATGAAATGGCAGATGAAATGTTAGAATTCATTATTGATGTAGCAAGCGGTACTATTAAAACCAAAGCGGCACTTTTAAATCAAAATGACTTTATTCCTTGGAAAAGAGGAGTTTCTCTTTAA
- a CDS encoding sugar kinase: MSRVVAFGEIMLRLSTERHLRFSQSTAFGATYGGGEFNVCVSLANYGVNAEFVTRLPQNEIGLSALKEMRKMNVESKNIVYGGERLGIYFLETGAGTRGSNVVYDRAHSAMATIEKGLIDWEKVLEGAEWFHWSGITPAISQSAAEACLEAIKTAHKLGIKISCDLNYRSKLWQYGKTPSEVMPEMLQYSNVILGDIDTAYFMLGIPKVNPNYQDEKTLPALYEKLYELIPNLKIAATTLRYSVSASHQRIGGVLFDGKALYQAAVKEVTPVVDRVGSGDAFMGGLIYGLLEYQNNNQRALDFAVAACCLKHTIAGDYNLVTLKEVENMIDGDGSALVSR; the protein is encoded by the coding sequence ATGAGTAGAGTAGTTGCATTTGGAGAAATCATGCTTCGTCTTTCGACAGAGAGACACCTGCGTTTTTCGCAATCGACAGCATTTGGTGCCACTTACGGCGGCGGAGAATTCAATGTTTGTGTTTCTCTTGCGAATTATGGTGTAAATGCTGAGTTTGTTACAAGATTACCTCAAAACGAGATTGGTTTATCGGCTTTGAAAGAAATGCGAAAAATGAATGTCGAATCTAAAAACATTGTTTACGGAGGAGAACGTTTAGGGATTTACTTTCTGGAAACCGGAGCCGGAACACGCGGCAGTAATGTGGTGTATGATCGTGCACATAGTGCTATGGCAACTATCGAAAAAGGATTAATCGATTGGGAAAAAGTTCTGGAAGGAGCCGAATGGTTTCACTGGAGCGGGATTACACCGGCAATTTCTCAAAGTGCAGCAGAAGCTTGTTTAGAAGCCATTAAAACAGCTCATAAACTGGGAATAAAAATCTCATGCGACTTAAACTACAGATCGAAACTTTGGCAGTATGGCAAAACGCCAAGCGAAGTAATGCCGGAAATGCTGCAATACAGCAATGTAATTTTAGGAGATATTGATACAGCTTATTTCATGCTGGGAATCCCGAAAGTAAATCCGAATTATCAGGACGAAAAAACGCTTCCGGCTTTATATGAAAAACTATACGAGCTGATTCCGAATTTAAAAATTGCAGCTACAACACTTCGTTATTCTGTCAGCGCCTCGCACCAAAGAATTGGCGGTGTATTATTTGACGGAAAAGCACTGTATCAGGCAGCTGTAAAAGAGGTTACTCCGGTTGTAGACAGAGTAGGAAGCGGTGATGCCTTTATGGGCGGCTTAATTTACGGATTGTTAGAATATCAAAATAATAACCAGAGAGCCTTGGATTTTGCTGTAGCAGCCTGTTGTTTAAAACATACCATTGCGGGCGATTACAATCTGGTTACTTTAAAAGAAGTTGAAAATATGATTGATGGTGATGGTTCTGCATTGGTGTCAAGATAA
- a CDS encoding glycoside hydrolase family 28 protein has translation MIPGKVIRFRLVVFLSVLVILTISCSKKIKADAQSDPWKNMEMIIKTLPQTNFKDNTYNINDFGAVADAKTLNTAAFEKAIKTCSENGGGKVVVPNGKYLTGAIHLENNVNLHLEDNAEILFSLNPKDYPIVHTSWEGTELMNYSPLIYAKNKKNVAITGKGTLNGQADSTNWWIWCGAKMYGWTKGTPSQNDPQNREVLVDMAEKGVPVSERIFGDGRYLRPNFIEFFECNTVLVKDITVINAPFWILHPIKTNNMIIDGVTVNSHGPNNDGCDPEYSQNIIIKNCTFNTGDDCIAIKSGRDGDGRRVAIPSKNIIVQNCKMIDGHGGVVIGSEISAGVNNVFVENCVMDSPNLDRAIRIKTNSKRGGVIENVYVRNLEVGTVKECVLKLNMFYNVYGSQTGNFIPTIRNINLENINVKNGGKYSVWAEGYKESPVENITLKNVKITKVDSVYLLKNVKNINFINTYVNGKKVE, from the coding sequence ATGATTCCAGGTAAGGTTATAAGGTTCAGATTAGTTGTTTTCTTAAGTGTATTAGTTATTTTGACTATATCATGCTCAAAGAAAATTAAGGCTGATGCTCAATCAGATCCCTGGAAAAATATGGAAATGATCATAAAAACACTTCCACAGACTAATTTCAAGGATAATACTTATAATATAAATGATTTTGGAGCGGTTGCAGATGCCAAAACTTTAAACACTGCAGCTTTTGAAAAAGCAATAAAAACCTGTTCTGAAAACGGTGGCGGGAAAGTTGTTGTTCCAAATGGAAAATACCTGACAGGAGCTATTCATTTAGAAAACAATGTGAATCTTCATTTAGAAGATAATGCCGAAATTCTTTTCAGTTTAAATCCAAAAGATTATCCAATTGTTCATACTTCATGGGAAGGAACAGAACTGATGAATTATTCACCACTTATTTACGCCAAAAACAAAAAAAATGTTGCCATAACCGGAAAAGGTACTTTAAACGGTCAGGCCGACAGTACTAACTGGTGGATTTGGTGTGGTGCTAAAATGTACGGCTGGACAAAAGGAACTCCTTCTCAGAATGATCCGCAGAATCGTGAAGTTTTAGTTGATATGGCCGAAAAAGGTGTTCCGGTGAGCGAAAGAATTTTTGGAGACGGAAGATATTTACGTCCCAATTTTATTGAGTTTTTTGAATGCAATACTGTTTTGGTAAAAGATATTACGGTGATAAATGCTCCGTTTTGGATTCTGCATCCCATCAAAACCAATAATATGATTATTGACGGAGTTACAGTAAACAGCCACGGACCTAATAATGATGGCTGTGATCCAGAATATTCTCAAAACATTATCATTAAAAACTGCACCTTCAATACTGGTGATGATTGTATTGCTATTAAATCCGGACGTGACGGAGACGGAAGACGAGTAGCAATTCCGAGTAAAAACATTATTGTTCAGAACTGTAAAATGATCGACGGTCACGGCGGTGTTGTTATTGGGAGCGAAATATCGGCCGGAGTAAACAATGTTTTTGTTGAAAATTGTGTCATGGACAGTCCAAATCTGGATCGCGCCATCAGAATCAAAACCAATTCAAAAAGAGGCGGTGTGATTGAAAATGTCTATGTACGAAATCTTGAAGTGGGAACGGTAAAAGAATGTGTGCTGAAATTAAATATGTTTTACAATGTATATGGTTCGCAGACCGGAAACTTCATTCCCACAATTCGAAACATCAATCTCGAAAATATTAACGTCAAAAACGGCGGAAAATACAGTGTTTGGGCAGAAGGCTATAAAGAATCTCCTGTAGAAAATATAACGCTTAAAAATGTAAAAATCACAAAAGTAGACTCGGTTTACTTATTGAAAAACGTAAAGAATATCAATTTTATAAACACCTATGTAAATGGAAAAAAAGTAGAATAA
- the uxaC gene encoding glucuronate isomerase: protein MSTTFIHDNFLLENKYAEELYHNYSKNQPIIDYHNHLNPQFIAEDKIFDNITQVWINGDHYKWRAMRTLGINEQFITGNGSDKDKFLSWGKTVPYTMRNPLYHWTHLELARYFDIYDLLNEKSAEKIYLETSEKINSQAYSTQNLLKKVNAELVCTTEDPIDSLEFHQKFANNSVGIKMSTAFRPDKAILIANDGYNAYLDTLGDVSGVAINTYADLQSALRKRIEFFNANGCKLSDHGLNQIDFENFTESEINAIFKKKRENGELSPEEVLKFHSAILVFLSETYHEFGWVQQFHLGALRNNNARMHRILGPDTGWDSIGDYPQAQKLSAFLNALDSKDKLTKTIIYNLNPADNEVMATMIGNFNDGSVRGKVQFGSGWWFLDQKDGMTKQLNALSNMGLISCFVGMLTDSRSFLSFPRHEYFRRILCNLLGDEIKRGELPNDMEWIGKLVSDISYNNAKEYFKF from the coding sequence ATGAGCACAACTTTTATACACGATAATTTTTTATTAGAAAATAAATATGCTGAGGAGTTATATCACAATTACTCTAAAAACCAGCCTATCATTGATTACCATAATCACTTAAATCCGCAGTTTATCGCCGAAGATAAAATCTTTGACAACATTACTCAGGTTTGGATTAACGGTGATCACTACAAATGGCGTGCAATGCGTACTTTGGGAATCAACGAGCAGTTTATAACCGGAAATGGCTCAGATAAAGATAAATTCTTAAGCTGGGGAAAAACAGTTCCGTACACAATGCGTAATCCTTTGTATCACTGGACACACTTAGAATTAGCCCGTTATTTTGATATTTATGATTTACTGAATGAAAAGTCGGCTGAGAAAATTTATTTAGAAACATCGGAGAAAATCAATTCTCAGGCGTACAGCACGCAAAATCTTCTTAAAAAAGTAAACGCTGAATTGGTTTGTACTACAGAAGATCCAATTGATTCGTTGGAATTTCATCAAAAATTCGCCAATAACTCGGTTGGAATCAAAATGAGTACAGCATTCAGACCTGATAAAGCCATCTTAATTGCTAACGATGGTTATAATGCATATCTGGACACATTAGGGGATGTGTCCGGAGTTGCAATTAATACGTATGCTGATTTACAGTCTGCTTTAAGAAAAAGAATCGAATTCTTTAATGCAAACGGATGTAAATTAAGTGATCACGGATTAAATCAAATTGATTTTGAAAACTTTACAGAAAGCGAAATCAATGCTATTTTCAAAAAGAAAAGAGAAAACGGCGAATTATCTCCGGAAGAAGTTTTAAAATTCCACAGCGCTATTTTGGTTTTCTTATCAGAAACATACCATGAGTTTGGATGGGTGCAGCAATTTCACTTAGGTGCACTGCGTAATAATAATGCTCGTATGCACAGAATTTTAGGTCCGGATACAGGATGGGATTCTATTGGAGATTATCCTCAGGCTCAAAAATTGTCTGCTTTCTTAAATGCTTTAGACAGTAAAGATAAATTGACTAAAACAATCATTTACAACTTAAATCCTGCTGATAACGAAGTTATGGCAACAATGATTGGAAACTTCAACGATGGAAGTGTTCGCGGAAAAGTACAATTCGGTTCAGGATGGTGGTTCTTAGATCAGAAAGACGGAATGACAAAACAATTAAACGCCTTGTCTAACATGGGCTTAATCAGCTGTTTTGTTGGAATGTTAACAGATTCAAGAAGTTTCTTATCTTTCCCAAGACACGAATATTTCAGACGTATTTTATGTAATCTGCTTGGAGACGAAATCAAAAGAGGAGAGCTTCCTAATGATATGGAGTGGATTGGAAAATTAGTTTCTGATATTTCATACAACAACGCTAAAGAATATTTCAAATTTTAA
- a CDS encoding tagaturonate reductase translates to MEKINRSNSEFSNKLPIKIVQFGEGNFLRAFVEYAIQKLNQKADFNAGIAVVQPIDKGLVNMINAQDGLYTLFMKGVKKGEEIQEKELITNIVKAVDPYASFQEYLALAKEEELAFIISNTTEAGIEYIASDLPTMQPPVSFPAKLTVLLHERFKHFKGAEDKALTIIPCELINYNSDTLKEVILKYCVDWKLEQEFVSWVLNSCSFHNTLVDRIVPGYPKDQIEEYNSQLSYKDDLIVSAETFFLWVIEGDNELKAKLPFDKTDLDVKIVEDMQPYRTRKVRILNGAHTAMVPFSLLYGNETVKETVDNPFTGEFINKAVFEEINETLNMDKEELASFSEEILDRFRNPFIKHLLSSIALNSISKFKVRVLPSLTGYVDIHKKLPVHLTFAFAALIRFYKGTWNGQALPVNDSEDIVTFFDGLWKSDDYEKIARLTLQNKSFWDEDLSEIPSLTKAITIALEEIDSNGIEAGFAKFQERIK, encoded by the coding sequence ATGGAAAAAATAAACAGATCAAATTCAGAGTTTTCAAATAAACTTCCTATCAAGATTGTACAATTTGGAGAAGGTAACTTCTTAAGGGCTTTTGTTGAATATGCTATTCAGAAATTAAATCAAAAAGCAGATTTTAACGCCGGAATTGCCGTTGTTCAGCCTATCGACAAAGGTTTGGTTAACATGATCAATGCACAGGACGGATTGTATACCTTATTTATGAAAGGGGTAAAAAAAGGAGAAGAAATTCAGGAAAAAGAATTGATTACCAATATTGTAAAAGCAGTTGATCCTTACGCTTCTTTCCAGGAATATTTAGCTTTGGCTAAAGAGGAAGAATTGGCTTTTATTATTTCAAATACAACTGAAGCAGGTATAGAATACATTGCATCAGATCTTCCAACAATGCAGCCTCCGGTTTCATTTCCTGCAAAATTAACTGTACTTTTGCATGAAAGATTTAAGCATTTTAAAGGTGCTGAAGACAAAGCATTGACTATTATTCCTTGCGAATTAATCAATTATAATTCAGATACTTTAAAAGAAGTTATTTTGAAATATTGTGTAGACTGGAAATTAGAGCAGGAATTCGTTTCATGGGTATTAAACAGCTGTTCTTTTCATAATACATTGGTTGACAGAATCGTTCCGGGTTATCCAAAAGATCAGATTGAAGAATACAACAGCCAGTTGTCATACAAAGACGATTTGATTGTAAGTGCCGAAACTTTCTTTTTATGGGTAATTGAAGGTGATAATGAATTGAAAGCAAAACTTCCGTTTGATAAAACAGATTTGGACGTGAAAATTGTTGAAGATATGCAGCCATATCGTACTCGTAAAGTTAGAATTTTGAACGGAGCGCATACAGCAATGGTTCCTTTTTCATTACTTTACGGAAATGAAACAGTAAAAGAAACAGTTGATAATCCTTTTACGGGAGAATTTATTAATAAAGCTGTTTTTGAAGAGATTAATGAAACATTAAACATGGATAAAGAGGAACTGGCAAGTTTCTCTGAAGAAATTCTGGACCGTTTTAGAAATCCGTTTATTAAGCATTTATTATCATCAATTGCTTTAAATTCGATTTCTAAATTTAAAGTTCGTGTACTGCCAAGTTTAACAGGATATGTAGATATTCATAAAAAACTTCCGGTTCATTTAACGTTTGCTTTTGCAGCTTTAATACGTTTTTATAAAGGAACATGGAACGGACAAGCTTTACCGGTAAATGACAGTGAAGATATTGTAACGTTTTTTGATGGTCTTTGGAAATCAGATGACTATGAAAAAATCGCAAGACTTACTTTGCAGAATAAAAGTTTCTGGGATGAAGATTTAAGTGAAATTCCTTCTTTAACAAAAGCAATTACAATTGCTTTGGAAGAAATTGACTCAAATGGAATCGAAGCTGGTTTTGCTAAGTTTCAGGAGAGAATAAAATAG
- a CDS encoding LacI family DNA-binding transcriptional regulator, with amino-acid sequence MSEKVTIYDIAEKLNITAATVSRALNNNPKIKESTRELVIKTAASMNYKQNKLALALKSGRSNNIGVIVPRIDSNFFASVIRGIEEELHPHGFQVIICQTHESKKRENENLYTLIDAQVDGIIMSVTDVTDENNEAFQNVLRKNVPLIFFDRSKHIDGVSSVTINDFRGGYLTTKHLINEGCRHIAHFSGDLSFEIFKNRFLGYKQALLDHGIEFKEEYVIHTKSSVEAGKEAVDKLLQLETPPDAIFSSSDFAALGAIQQLKERNISIPEEFCVAGFSNEPFTKFMELSITSVDQSPLEMGKMSARVFLEQVDKTDTIKIEKKVVLAPELHIRKSSSRNTF; translated from the coding sequence ATGAGCGAAAAAGTAACCATTTATGATATTGCCGAAAAACTAAATATCACTGCAGCTACTGTTTCCAGAGCGTTGAATAACAATCCGAAGATTAAAGAAAGTACTCGCGAATTGGTTATTAAAACCGCAGCCTCAATGAACTACAAGCAAAACAAACTTGCTTTAGCATTAAAAAGCGGCCGAAGTAATAATATTGGAGTAATTGTACCTCGTATTGACAGCAATTTTTTTGCTTCTGTAATCAGAGGAATTGAAGAAGAGCTTCACCCGCACGGTTTTCAAGTAATTATCTGTCAGACTCACGAAAGTAAAAAAAGAGAAAACGAAAATCTATACACTTTAATTGATGCCCAGGTCGATGGAATTATCATGTCTGTAACCGATGTAACTGACGAAAACAACGAAGCTTTTCAGAATGTTTTAAGAAAGAATGTACCACTGATCTTTTTTGACCGAAGTAAACATATTGACGGCGTAAGTTCTGTAACTATCAATGACTTTAGAGGAGGATATTTAACCACCAAGCATTTGATTAATGAAGGCTGCCGCCATATTGCACATTTCTCCGGAGATTTATCTTTTGAAATCTTTAAAAACAGGTTTCTGGGCTATAAACAGGCTCTTTTAGACCACGGAATTGAATTTAAAGAAGAATATGTAATTCACACAAAAAGTAGTGTAGAAGCCGGAAAAGAAGCTGTTGATAAATTACTACAGCTTGAAACACCGCCAGACGCGATATTTTCATCCAGTGATTTTGCTGCATTGGGAGCCATTCAGCAGTTAAAAGAAAGAAACATCAGTATCCCGGAAGAGTTTTGCGTGGCGGGATTTAGTAACGAACCTTTTACGAAGTTCATGGAATTATCCATTACTTCTGTAGATCAGTCACCGCTAGAAATGGGAAAAATGTCGGCACGCGTTTTTCTTGAACAGGTAGATAAAACCGATACGATTAAAATCGAAAAAAAGGTCGTTCTCGCACCGGAATTACACATTCGTAAATCATCGTCGAGAAACACTTTTTAA